The Chloroherpetonaceae bacterium genome window below encodes:
- a CDS encoding NUDIX hydrolase codes for MPDKDKNYQFPNDPKPYQLLESKYLFTQPPWLVMREDRLKVPDGGIIEKYWVWEYPAWVNVIAITERNEIVLIRQYRYALGKVYFEIPAGTIDPGETNLESAARRELLEETGYGEGTWELFMTLSANPALQNNLTYTFLAKGVRKISEQKLESTEDIQVHLMPVDELKEILFNEGFIQALHTAPLLKYLLMREQGN; via the coding sequence GTGCCCGATAAAGATAAAAACTACCAATTCCCGAACGACCCAAAGCCTTATCAATTGCTAGAGTCGAAGTATCTCTTTACTCAACCGCCTTGGCTTGTCATGCGCGAAGACCGGCTCAAAGTGCCTGATGGAGGAATTATTGAAAAATATTGGGTTTGGGAATATCCTGCTTGGGTGAATGTTATAGCAATAACTGAACGAAATGAAATTGTACTCATTCGGCAATATCGTTACGCGTTGGGGAAAGTTTATTTTGAAATTCCTGCGGGTACTATAGACCCGGGAGAGACGAATCTTGAAAGCGCTGCACGTCGAGAATTACTTGAAGAAACGGGCTACGGCGAGGGAACTTGGGAACTCTTCATGACCCTCTCGGCAAATCCTGCGCTTCAAAACAATCTTACTTATACTTTTCTGGCAAAAGGTGTCCGGAAAATCTCAGAGCAGAAACTTGAATCTACAGAAGATATTCAGGTTCATTTAATGCCCGTGGATGAATTAAAAGAGATTTTATTTAATGAAGGATTTATTCAAGCTCTACATACAGCTCCTTTACTGAAATATCTTCTCATGAGGGAGCAAGGTAATTAA
- a CDS encoding GAF domain-containing protein gives MFETVELQAATKSELYKELTKQLYHLIDGERDFIANASNFSSLLFNSLPDLNWAGFYIYKEKELVLGPFQGKPACVRIAIGKGVCGTAAERLKTVIVKDVHSFPGHIACDAASNSEIVVPMIKNGVFIGVLDLDSPLVERFDEEDKAGLENLVEMFLSKTDIRYF, from the coding sequence ATGTTTGAAACTGTCGAATTACAAGCTGCGACGAAATCGGAGCTTTATAAAGAATTAACCAAACAGCTTTATCATCTCATTGACGGTGAGCGAGACTTTATCGCCAATGCGTCGAATTTTTCATCACTATTGTTTAACTCACTCCCTGATTTAAATTGGGCAGGTTTTTATATTTATAAAGAAAAGGAACTTGTTTTAGGCCCTTTTCAAGGTAAACCTGCGTGTGTCCGAATTGCTATCGGAAAAGGGGTTTGTGGTACCGCGGCTGAACGGCTTAAAACAGTGATTGTCAAAGACGTCCATTCCTTCCCGGGGCACATTGCATGCGATGCCGCTTCGAATTCAGAGATTGTGGTACCAATGATTAAAAATGGTGTATTCATTGGGGTTCTTGATTTAGATAGCCCGTTGGTCGAACGCTTTGATGAAGAGGATAAAGCCGGTCTTGAAAATTTGGTTGAAATGTTTCTCAGTAAAACAGACATTCGTTATTTCTAA
- a CDS encoding tetratricopeptide repeat protein — protein sequence MNHDNEFFDESANPSSRPRHNHTLKTAKSLADNPSELCAVSDTDALDEYVIILLENSEPERALVIAEHFIQIAPFSSDSWFRFGASLSALARFKDSIDSLEKALKLNPNDFEILMHLGITHDNAGNLDESLAYFEEAVKFAPYDDEAHFCRALALEKMERYQEAEQELEACLKINPLHPEAWYELGYCKDMMSKFDESLNCYDKHLDFEPYSTNTWYNRGIILTKLNRLKEAVHSYDMALAIRENFSSAWYNRGNVLASMNQLEEAIQSYRQTLTYEPNDVSSYFNIAMAFEELENFPEAITHYLKCVEIDPEYADGWYALACCYDAAESFESAYAAITHALDLSPACPDFLHIKADVEFNLGRTEDALLTYEELLQLEPDNVYVWFDYAASLLDSGDAAAAVTAFEQVIRLEPNLSDAHFELACAYKILGNTQETLIALRNAIMLDSEKRSLFQKVFPELYKHDSVRSYLGITT from the coding sequence ATGAATCACGACAATGAGTTTTTTGATGAAAGCGCCAATCCGTCTTCACGGCCGCGTCATAATCATACCCTAAAAACGGCGAAGTCACTCGCTGATAATCCATCTGAGCTTTGTGCCGTATCCGATACGGACGCTCTTGATGAGTATGTCATTATTCTTCTCGAGAATAGTGAACCGGAGCGTGCTTTGGTCATTGCCGAGCACTTTATTCAAATAGCCCCATTCAGCAGCGATAGTTGGTTTCGATTTGGGGCATCGCTCTCGGCATTAGCCCGATTCAAAGATTCAATTGATTCGCTCGAAAAAGCCTTGAAGTTGAATCCTAATGATTTTGAAATTTTAATGCACTTAGGCATCACACATGATAATGCAGGTAATCTTGATGAGTCATTAGCCTATTTTGAAGAAGCTGTAAAATTTGCCCCATACGACGATGAAGCGCACTTCTGCCGAGCCTTAGCCCTTGAAAAAATGGAGCGCTATCAGGAAGCAGAACAAGAATTGGAAGCATGCCTGAAAATTAATCCGTTACACCCTGAGGCTTGGTATGAATTGGGTTATTGTAAAGATATGATGAGCAAATTTGATGAAAGCTTAAATTGTTACGATAAACACTTGGATTTTGAGCCCTACAGCACGAATACTTGGTACAACCGAGGGATTATCCTCACAAAATTAAATCGGTTAAAAGAAGCAGTTCACAGTTATGATATGGCACTGGCCATTCGTGAAAACTTTTCCTCTGCGTGGTATAACCGCGGGAATGTATTGGCTTCGATGAATCAGTTAGAAGAAGCCATTCAAAGCTACCGCCAAACGCTTACTTATGAGCCCAATGATGTTTCAAGCTATTTTAACATCGCGATGGCGTTTGAGGAATTAGAAAATTTTCCAGAAGCGATTACTCATTACTTAAAGTGCGTTGAAATCGATCCTGAGTATGCAGATGGATGGTATGCACTTGCGTGCTGTTACGATGCCGCCGAAAGTTTTGAAAGCGCATATGCCGCTATAACTCATGCCTTAGACCTTTCTCCGGCATGTCCGGATTTCCTTCACATCAAGGCTGATGTGGAGTTCAACTTAGGGAGAACTGAGGATGCATTATTAACTTATGAAGAGTTGCTTCAATTGGAGCCCGATAATGTTTACGTTTGGTTTGATTATGCCGCCTCTCTACTTGATTCCGGCGATGCTGCTGCAGCAGTCACGGCTTTCGAACAAGTGATTCGCTTGGAACCGAATCTATCAGATGCTCATTTTGAATTGGCATGTGCTTATAAAATACTTGGGAATACTCAAGAAACTCTAATCGCCTTGCGAAATGCAATCATGCTTGATTCAGAAAAACGATCTTTATTTCAAAAGGTTTTTCCTGAGCTTTACAAACATGACTCTGTTCGAAGCTATTTAGGAATTACAACCTAA
- a CDS encoding shikimate dehydrogenase, translating to MSQAKKILGLIGHEIDYSLSPLMHNTAAEALGLDVFYTIFDVYPPENLSDALYGIRALDIMGVNVTIPYKEQVVRYMDSLSAEASEVRAVNTILNHEGNLIGYNTDIYGFSEPLKSYKDQIEGHAVAVYGTGGAARAVVQALKQYFNPSKVYILARDEGKGGAFVDRFKRRSKNMKISAVEMTDESVVPILEECRLIVNSTPIGTHHHSPSANQTATAITKPDPLVLPEWKIWNSDKIAYDLVYRPQMTDFLSVAKKEGAQIVSGLEMLIHQGAKSFEIWTGKEMPIEKVRAILLAKLDEQAHTNELPTAHLK from the coding sequence ATGTCACAAGCGAAAAAAATATTAGGTTTAATCGGACATGAAATCGATTATTCGCTTTCTCCGCTGATGCACAACACAGCTGCCGAGGCATTGGGATTGGATGTATTCTACACCATCTTTGACGTTTATCCTCCTGAAAACCTCTCTGACGCTCTCTATGGAATTCGCGCACTTGATATTATGGGCGTTAATGTAACAATTCCCTATAAAGAACAAGTGGTTCGTTATATGGATTCATTATCCGCTGAAGCCTCTGAGGTTCGTGCCGTAAATACAATACTAAATCATGAAGGAAACCTCATTGGATACAATACGGATATCTATGGTTTTTCAGAGCCATTGAAATCCTATAAAGATCAAATCGAAGGTCATGCCGTGGCCGTATATGGAACCGGCGGCGCCGCAAGAGCGGTTGTTCAAGCCTTAAAGCAATATTTCAATCCTTCAAAAGTATATATCCTTGCACGCGATGAAGGTAAAGGCGGTGCATTTGTTGATCGCTTCAAACGCCGGAGCAAAAATATGAAGATTTCTGCTGTTGAAATGACTGACGAAAGTGTGGTACCAATTCTTGAGGAATGCCGGCTAATCGTTAATTCTACACCAATCGGAACGCATCACCATAGCCCTTCCGCAAATCAAACTGCGACGGCGATAACCAAACCTGATCCTCTTGTATTGCCCGAATGGAAAATTTGGAATTCTGATAAAATCGCCTACGATTTGGTTTATCGCCCACAAATGACGGATTTCCTCTCTGTAGCCAAAAAAGAAGGTGCGCAAATCGTCTCAGGCCTTGAAATGCTCATTCATCAAGGGGCTAAATCCTTCGAAATATGGACAGGTAAAGAAATGCCAATCGAAAAAGTAAGGGCAATATTGCTTGCTAAACTCGATGAGCAAGCTCACACCAACGAATTGCCGACCGCTCACCTTAAGTGA